Proteins co-encoded in one Streptomyces roseochromogenus subsp. oscitans DS 12.976 genomic window:
- a CDS encoding 1,4-dihydroxy-6-naphthoate synthase, which produces MTTEPLHIAYSPCPNDTFVFDALAHGRVPGAPALDVTFADIDITNGMAERGEFDVLKVSYAVLPYILGEYALLPCGGALGRGCGPLVLTREAGVDLTGRTVAVPSEKSTAYLLFRLWAADTLPIKRGGPAGPSVEGGGGRRAGRVGEIVVMPFHEIMPAVRDGKVDAGLVIHEARFTYQNYGLHKLADMGEHWERTTGLPIPLGAIVAKRSLGADTLTRLADAIRASVLAAWDDPEASRPYVMAHAQEMDPAVADQHIGLYVNEFTADLGEDGYAAIRGLLTRAAAEGLLPPLGPDALAFP; this is translated from the coding sequence ATGACCACTGAGCCCTTGCACATCGCGTACTCGCCCTGCCCGAACGACACCTTCGTCTTCGACGCCCTCGCCCACGGCCGCGTCCCCGGCGCCCCCGCGCTGGACGTGACCTTCGCCGACATCGACATCACCAACGGCATGGCCGAGCGCGGCGAGTTCGACGTGCTGAAGGTGTCGTACGCCGTCCTGCCGTACATCCTCGGCGAGTACGCGCTGCTGCCGTGCGGCGGTGCGCTGGGGCGGGGCTGCGGGCCGCTGGTGCTCACGCGGGAGGCCGGCGTCGATCTGACGGGCCGTACGGTCGCGGTGCCGAGTGAGAAGTCGACCGCGTACCTGCTGTTCCGGCTGTGGGCGGCAGACACGCTGCCGATCAAGAGGGGCGGGCCCGCAGGGCCCTCGGTTGAGGGCGGTGGTGGGCGACGGGCGGGCAGGGTCGGTGAGATCGTGGTGATGCCGTTCCACGAGATCATGCCGGCCGTGCGGGACGGCAAGGTGGACGCCGGACTCGTCATCCACGAGGCCCGGTTCACATACCAGAACTACGGCCTGCACAAGCTCGCCGACATGGGCGAGCACTGGGAGCGGACCACCGGGCTGCCGATCCCGCTCGGCGCGATCGTCGCCAAGCGCTCGCTGGGCGCGGACACACTGACGCGGCTCGCCGATGCCATCCGCGCCTCCGTACTGGCCGCCTGGGACGACCCCGAGGCGTCCCGGCCGTATGTCATGGCTCACGCCCAGGAGATGGACCCGGCCGTCGCCGACCAGCACATCGGGCTGTACGTCAACGAGTTCACCGCCGACCTCGGCGAGGACGGCTACGCGGCGATCCGCGGGCTGCTCACACGTGCGGCGGCCGAGGGGCTGCTGCCGCCCCTCGGCCCGGATGCGCTCGCTTTTCCCTGA